A stretch of the Desulfobaculum bizertense DSM 18034 genome encodes the following:
- a CDS encoding peptidylprolyl isomerase — protein MKLRALILSVMLLGLSGLFACTPSQNEQGVVATVNGKKISLKRLEMKYDFKHLDVANDSLPSVEGVRRDYGELLGDLIVEALVHEELETRGLAVTDEELQAAENTVRKDYPEGAFEDVLVEEYIDIDAWRQELRGRLELMKLHTEVLRPAVSITYQEAEKYYREHISEFYLPARVRVHLIEGPSRDAVQSAQLFYLQKKDMGELEKKFSHVKVRELRMQEDRLPVLWRNALKGLEAGEATPVMTGEQKFQSLVFLSKTEARVLDPSRAYPVVEKVLLEQKLRDAFDAWLSKTLERAEIRVSTHLLQSVQKKSASTTKE, from the coding sequence ATGAAACTGCGTGCGCTAATTCTTTCTGTAATGCTGCTTGGCCTGAGTGGACTGTTTGCCTGTACCCCAAGCCAGAATGAGCAGGGTGTCGTTGCGACGGTGAATGGGAAAAAGATTTCTCTGAAACGGCTTGAGATGAAGTATGACTTCAAGCATCTTGATGTTGCCAACGATTCTCTACCCTCGGTTGAGGGTGTTCGCCGTGACTATGGGGAGCTTTTGGGTGATCTGATTGTGGAAGCTCTGGTTCACGAAGAACTGGAGACACGTGGGCTTGCTGTGACTGATGAAGAGTTGCAGGCTGCGGAAAACACGGTTCGGAAGGATTACCCGGAGGGAGCTTTTGAAGACGTTTTGGTAGAAGAGTATATTGATATTGATGCGTGGCGGCAGGAGCTGCGTGGACGACTGGAGTTGATGAAGCTCCACACCGAGGTTTTGCGCCCGGCTGTTTCCATTACATATCAGGAGGCAGAAAAATATTACCGGGAGCACATCTCGGAATTTTATTTGCCCGCCCGGGTTCGAGTGCATCTGATTGAGGGACCGAGCCGAGATGCCGTGCAGAGTGCACAGCTTTTTTATTTGCAGAAAAAAGACATGGGCGAGCTGGAAAAGAAGTTTAGTCACGTGAAAGTTCGGGAACTGAGAATGCAGGAAGATCGTCTTCCTGTTCTTTGGCGAAACGCGCTAAAAGGTTTGGAAGCAGGCGAAGCAACTCCGGTCATGACGGGAGAGCAGAAGTTTCAGAGTCTGGTCTTTTTGAGTAAGACTGAAGCGCGTGTGCTGGACCCTTCACGGGCCTACCCGGTGGTGGAAAAGGTTTTGCTGGAGCAAAAACTCCGGGATGCTTTTGATGCATGGCTGAGCAAGACTTTGGAGCGCGCTGAAATCCGTGTGTCGACACACCTTTTGCAGTCTGTACAAAAAAAATCTGCCAGCACGACAAAAGAGTAA
- a CDS encoding SurA N-terminal domain-containing protein, which yields MHRSYKTILALLFVLCFSSVAWSAQVVDRIVAVVNGEIITLFDLNERIKPFLDRFQGKTLTDADKRAILQLKHQMLDGMVNNILIKQEGDRLGIQISDVEVENEVRTYKKNANLSEEDFQKQLTLEGLTRDQFKDKLKEEILRHKLLGFMVKRKVAVTKQDIQRYYDAHPEMFKQNKQLDVSLILAGSDVNLKEIRARIANGEIEFADAANTYSEGPGAGQGGRIGTLEWRDLAPEWRDVLRGVSAGNMTKIFAVQGKSALILVNGVQQAGEADLKSVEDRIYKTLYQERLEKRFQEYIGKLKENALIEIKL from the coding sequence TTGCATCGTTCATACAAGACTATTCTTGCGTTGCTTTTTGTGCTGTGCTTTTCATCTGTAGCATGGAGTGCACAGGTCGTTGACCGCATTGTTGCAGTGGTAAACGGCGAAATTATCACCCTTTTCGATCTCAATGAACGCATTAAACCCTTCCTTGACCGTTTTCAGGGGAAGACTCTGACGGATGCCGACAAGCGGGCTATCCTCCAACTGAAACACCAAATGCTTGATGGTATGGTGAATAACATTCTCATTAAGCAGGAAGGCGATCGCCTTGGAATCCAAATTTCTGATGTTGAAGTTGAGAATGAAGTCCGAACCTATAAGAAGAATGCCAATCTTTCTGAAGAAGATTTTCAGAAGCAGCTGACCCTTGAGGGGCTGACTCGTGATCAGTTCAAGGACAAGCTGAAAGAAGAAATCCTTCGCCACAAGCTCCTTGGTTTCATGGTAAAGCGAAAAGTCGCCGTGACGAAGCAGGACATTCAGCGCTATTATGATGCGCATCCTGAGATGTTTAAGCAGAACAAGCAGCTTGATGTGAGCCTGATTCTTGCTGGATCTGACGTCAATCTGAAAGAAATTCGTGCCAGAATCGCAAATGGCGAGATAGAATTTGCGGATGCTGCCAACACATATTCTGAAGGTCCCGGAGCAGGGCAGGGCGGCCGTATTGGTACGCTCGAATGGCGCGATTTGGCTCCTGAGTGGCGCGACGTGCTGCGCGGTGTGTCTGCTGGCAATATGACAAAGATTTTTGCTGTTCAGGGCAAGAGCGCCCTTATTCTTGTAAATGGTGTTCAGCAGGCTGGCGAAGCCGACCTGAAATCCGTGGAAGATCGCATCTACAAGACGCTGTACCAGGAACGCCTTGAAAAACGTTTTCAGGAGTACATTGGTAAGCTGAAAGAAAATGCTCTGATTGAAATCAAGCTGTAG